CCACCGCATCGGGCTGGGCACGTTCAGCGGGGATGTGGTTTGGTATAAATCAGACCTGAGCACCGAAGAGATCGTCAGGTCAGCAGCACACCTGCCGCAAGCCTTTGGCTTCCGCAATGGGTATGGCTATTCAAACCTGATGTACATGGCGGCTGGACTGGTCATTGAGGAGGTAACCGGAAAGAGCTGGGCAGAAAATGTCAGGGAACGTATTCTAGAGCCCCTGGGGATGAGCCGCACCATTGTGGGAACTGCAGAACTTACCTCAAAAGGAAATTTCGCCACCCCTCACTCCTTGGTTGATGGACAAAACGTCCCCATCAAGTGGGAAGACTGGACCCAGGTGGCTGCAATGGGCGGGCTGAACTCAAGCATAAAAGACATGGCCCAGTGGATGATCTTTAACTTGAACCTGGGCATCTGGGGCGAGGACACTCTGCTGCCCCCCTCTGGCTTTAACATGCTTTGGACGGCCCACAGCAATTTTGTGGTGAATCGCACCCAGCGGCAGGACTTTAACCGCCACTTCAACAGCTATGGGCTGGGCTGGGGACTGAGCGACTATCATGGCCGTTTAAGCGTTGGGCATACCGGGGGATATGATGGGATGCTGTCGGAAGTACGGCTTATCCCCGAAGAAAAACTTGGGGTTGTGGTGCTGACCAATGGCATCAAGAGCCTGATGACAGCCATCACCAATTACACCCTTGAGATGATGCTGGGGCAGGAACCACGCGACTGGTCAGCCGAATTACTTGCAAGAGCAGAACGCAGGCCGGTTGAAGACCCCCGAATCACCACCATCAAAGAGGCACGGGTGTTGAATACCCAGCCCACCCTTGAAGCGGAGGCGTTTACGGGAACATATCAATCTGCCATTTATGGAAACATTTTCATAAAACAGGAAAACGACAGGCTGCGACTGGAATTTGAGCGCTCACCCGAACTCTCGGCCACCCTCAGCCACTGGCATTACGACACCTGGAAGATCGATTGGGACAACATTCACGCCTGGTTTGACTTCGGCGTGCTTAAGTTTAACGCTGATAACAAACAAAGAGTAATCAGCATGGACTTTGAGGTGCCCAATGGCGATATTTTCTTTGAGGAACTGAAACCCGTTAAAGTAAAATAAAACCCGGAAGTCAGGGAGTTAGGATTTCCTCTCTCCAGACACCCTCAGGAGATTCAAGCAAAATCATGTATATCCCGGAGGGCCAACCGCTGGTGTAAACACGAATCTGTCCTGACCCTTCCGGCTGAAGTTCCTGATTCAGCATTATGACACCCAGGGCATTGATAATTCTCAGCTTGGCCTTTCCAGGATAATCCGGAAGATTAATATTAAAGTAACCATTTACCGCAGGATTGGGATACGTTGACAATCCCGGGGTTCTGACTGAAGGAGCACCAACGTCCGACCCGGGATAAAGCAAAACGACCTGGTCCACATGCTCGTCAATCACTGTCACTATTCCTTCTTCAGAAAGGAAGCCATCACGGCTCACCATGAAATCAAGTTCCGAACCCCCTTCAATATCAACAAATAAGGCGACTCCTGTTGCGTTGGTATATTGTGCTTCCTGCCCTTCCAGTTCTACTTTTGCACCCTGAACTGGAGCCTCGGTAATGCCATGTTTTATGGTAAACCGCAGCTGATAAAATCCGCCATCAAGGGCTTCAAACAGAACCCCGTCCATCACATACCAGTTTTGCCACTCCCCTCCACTGGCGGCTTGCCAGTCGGTCAGGTCAAAGCTATTGTTTCCCTCCGGGTTACCCAATATTTTATAAACCGAGAGCGCCTGCCCGTCATGGTTCCACGTAAGCGGAATCGAAGCTTCACATGATTCAGGAACTTCTCCATTCACTTTCAAAAAATAGGCATAATCCTCATAAGCAGGGTTTCCGAAAACCCGGGCCATGCCATCTTCATTTACTCCTACCGCAGTGTATTCATTTATGCCAATGCCTTTGGCATCCATATCCCAATCCATCACCATCCTGGCCATAAAGACTACGTGCCTTCCCTTGCGGTCCTCATCATCACCCTGTATCCGGTTATAATGTGAGTCGGTGACCACTTCCTCCAGGAAGGGGATATGAAGAAAATCATTGTCAAGGGTAACTCTGAAGTGGTAAGGGTCATTTAATGCTTCTGAAGACCAGACGGTATTATTCTCGGCCGTATAAGCTACCTCCCCAAGTACTGCAAGTCCTGCGCTGGTGCCACCTATCGTAACGCCCTTATCGTTCACCAGGTAATGAATGGCATCCTCCACCAAGGTGTTTTTCCAGAAATTGACATAATCCCATTGATTACCCCCTGCAATAAACAATGCTTCTGCCTTGATCATTGCATCATAAACCACCTGCTGGTCAGCTGATGCCTGGCTGGCAATTACAATTGAAGTAACCGAGTTCACCGCCACATCCAAACCCGAATACAGGTAATTGTTATAGCCATCGCTTCCTGTTGCCCTGATTACCACAATATCTCCCCCATCGGCCCTTTGAAGAAACCAGCGCATGGCATCATCATTATCGGTGGCACCCCCAGCCAGTAAGATCCCGGACAGCGGATTGGTTATTGCATCCACCGTAGAACCAGTATTATAGAATGTCTGGGCATACAGATTCATGGAAAGGAGACAGGCAGTTATGATGGTGAAAAGGGCTTGCAGTCCTCGCATAGTTCTATTTTTCTACTAAAATAGGCTATTTTTAAAAATTTTTAAAAATTTTTCCAGGAAAACAATTTGAACAATCGGGGCAATGACTCGCAAAAGTTCAATTAAGTTGTTTTGGTTAAGTGTCAAGTAAAAGCAAAAACTTAAATTTGTTTTCTCAAAACCCCAGCCATGGAAAAACTGACCAAGATTGTTGCCACCATTTCAGACAAGCGCTGTGACACTGAATTTATCAGGCAGTTGCATGATGCGGGCATGGACGTAGTACGCATTAACACGGCACACCAGACACCAGAACAAGCCCTTGGGTTGATTGAAAATGTTAGAAAAGTTTCCTCACGGATTCCTTTTCTGCTTGATACCAAAGGACCAGAAATAAGAACCAATGCCTCACCATCCGACTTGGTGGTGGCCAGGGATCAGTTAATCATGGTCAAGGGAAGAAAGGGAGTCCCTTCCGATGACCTTTGCCTTTACCTGGATTTTGAAGGCATCGTTGACCATCTGGATGTGGGTAACCGCATCATGATCGACGACGGGGAGATTGAGTTGAAAGTGGTTGAAAAACACGCTGCCCACCTTTTATGCAAGGTTTGCAACTCAGGCGTAATTAAGGGCCGGAAAAGCGTTAATCTTCCCGGAATCAGAATCGATCTCCCTTCGCTCACCCCAAAGGATATTGAATTCATTGCGTTCGGAATAAAAAACAACATTGACTTCATTGCTCATTCCTTTGTGAGGAGTAAGCAGGATGTGCTGGACATCCAGAAGATCCTTGATGAGCACAACAGCCCTATCAAAATCATTGCCAAGATCGAGAATCAGCAGGGAGTGGATAACATTGATGAGATCCTTGTGCACGTGTATGGCATTATGGTGGCCCGTGGAGATCTGGCCATCGAGGTGCCTGCCGAGCGCATCCCCGTAATACAGGCATTGCTGATCAAGAAATGTATCCGTCAAAAAAAGGCTGTAATCATTGCCACGCAGATGCTCCACTCCATGATTACCAACCCCAGGCCTACCCGCGCCGAGGTCAGCGACATTGCTACTGCCATCTTCTCGGGTACCGATGCAGTAATGCTTAGCGGCGAAACAGCCTATGGCAAATACCCCTTGGAGTCGGTACAGATCATGACCCGCACCGCCCGCGAAACGGAAAAAAACAAACCTTTCCTGATGGAAGGCAAGGTTATGCCCCACGACAATGAAATTTCCGTTTTCCTTTCAAAAACTGCGGTACGCTCCATACAAAAACTCAACACGAAAGCGATTATCACTGATACCGATACCGGCAAAACAGCCCGCTACCTCTCGGCATTCAGGGGGAAGACCCCCATTTACGCTCAGTGTTACGATCACCGGGTGGTACGTGAGTTGGCCCTTAACTATGGCGTGTATGCCAACTTCCTGGATGTGGAAACCTCAAAGAAGGAATTTACAAATGTAACCCTTACCCGCCTGATCAGCAAGGAAGAGATCAGTCCAGAAGACCTCATTGTGGTCATGGCAGGAAACTTCGGAAAAAAATCCGGGCCAAGTTATGTCGAAATAAGCACGGCCCAAAACATGCTTTCTACGGAAAAACCATAATAGAAGGCAAGCAATAAATTTAAGGTCACTGATTATAAAACAGGCGTCCCATGAGCATCAAAATAAAAGACATAACAATCGACAGCATCCGCGATGCCATTCAGGAACAGCACGACGAATTCCTCATAGAGATGATCAACGAACTCTACGCGGCCGACATTGCTGAGGTGATGGACGAGTTGAATCTGGAGGAAGCCAAATACCTGTACACCCTGCTGGAAAAGGAAGAAGCTGCCGATGTACTGATGGAACTGGAGGACGATGTCCGTGAGCGTTTCCTGGCCTCTTTTTCAACCCAGGAAATCGCCCATGATTTCATCGACAACCTTGATTCTGATGATGCTGCCGACCTGATCAACGAACTTCCCGATACGATGCGGGGGGAGATCCTGGCTCATATAGAAGACCGCCAGCAAGCCCAGGACATTGCCGACCTGCTGATCTACCCCACCAACAGCGCTGGGGGTCTCATGGGAAAAGAGCTGGTGAAAGTACATTCCAGCTGGCATGTGGTCACCTGCATCCGCGAAATGCGGCGTCAGGCCGAAGAGGTCGAAAATGTTTATACCGTTTATGTGGTCGATGATGATGAAAAGCTGGTTGGCCTCCTTTCCCTCGAGAAACTTCTCATCGCCTCTCCGCGCGATAAGATCGAGACCCTTTACGATCCTGATGTGATCTCGGTGAAAGCCTCCCAGAAAGGGGAGGAAGTGGCACAGATCATGAACAAATACGACCTGGTGGTTTTGCCCGTGATTGATGAGCTGGGCAGGCTGATCGGGCGTATCACCATTGACGACGTGGTCGACTTTATTAAGGAAGAAGCTGAGCGTGACTACCAGTTATTGTCGGGTATTTCCCAGGACATTGAATCAACCGATAAAATCTGGGAGATCACCCAGGGACGTTTGTTTTGGCTGGTAGTGGCTTTGTTTGGTGGTATTATTGGTTCGCGCGTCATTGCTAATTACGAAGACCAGATCAGCATCAATCCAGAACTCGCTTTTTTCATGCCTTTGATTGCCGCCATGGGCGGAAATGTAGGCATACAAGCCTCTGCTCTGATCGTTCAGGGACTGGCAAATCACACTTTGTCGGGAGGCATTTTGCCCAAATTGCTGAAAGAGCTTTCCGTGGGACTTATCAATGGATTGGTATGCTCGGCAATCCTGATGGTTTACAGCTATTTCTTTGCCCCTTCCCTGGCACTGGGCCTTACGGTGAGCGTGGCTTTGATGACAGTTATCCTTTTTGCCTCTGTTTTTGGGTCCTTTGTTCCCCTGGTCCTCGACAAGATGAAGATTGACCCTGCCCTTGCCACAGGACCCTTTATTACAACATCCAATGACATCATCGGCCTGTTCATATACTTTTTGATCGGCCGCCTGATGTACGGATTGTTCTGATTCTTTTTTACAGGTTTATTTCCACTGAAGGCTACCAATCAGGTGCCTGATATCTTCTTCCAGGAAATCAATAACCGGGGCCAG
The sequence above is a segment of the Bacteroides sp. genome. Coding sequences within it:
- the pyk gene encoding pyruvate kinase produces the protein MEKLTKIVATISDKRCDTEFIRQLHDAGMDVVRINTAHQTPEQALGLIENVRKVSSRIPFLLDTKGPEIRTNASPSDLVVARDQLIMVKGRKGVPSDDLCLYLDFEGIVDHLDVGNRIMIDDGEIELKVVEKHAAHLLCKVCNSGVIKGRKSVNLPGIRIDLPSLTPKDIEFIAFGIKNNIDFIAHSFVRSKQDVLDIQKILDEHNSPIKIIAKIENQQGVDNIDEILVHVYGIMVARGDLAIEVPAERIPVIQALLIKKCIRQKKAVIIATQMLHSMITNPRPTRAEVSDIATAIFSGTDAVMLSGETAYGKYPLESVQIMTRTARETEKNKPFLMEGKVMPHDNEISVFLSKTAVRSIQKLNTKAIITDTDTGKTARYLSAFRGKTPIYAQCYDHRVVRELALNYGVYANFLDVETSKKEFTNVTLTRLISKEEISPEDLIVVMAGNFGKKSGPSYVEISTAQNMLSTEKP
- the mgtE gene encoding magnesium transporter, translating into MSIKIKDITIDSIRDAIQEQHDEFLIEMINELYAADIAEVMDELNLEEAKYLYTLLEKEEAADVLMELEDDVRERFLASFSTQEIAHDFIDNLDSDDAADLINELPDTMRGEILAHIEDRQQAQDIADLLIYPTNSAGGLMGKELVKVHSSWHVVTCIREMRRQAEEVENVYTVYVVDDDEKLVGLLSLEKLLIASPRDKIETLYDPDVISVKASQKGEEVAQIMNKYDLVVLPVIDELGRLIGRITIDDVVDFIKEEAERDYQLLSGISQDIESTDKIWEITQGRLFWLVVALFGGIIGSRVIANYEDQISINPELAFFMPLIAAMGGNVGIQASALIVQGLANHTLSGGILPKLLKELSVGLINGLVCSAILMVYSYFFAPSLALGLTVSVALMTVILFASVFGSFVPLVLDKMKIDPALATGPFITTSNDIIGLFIYFLIGRLMYGLF
- a CDS encoding serine hydrolase; the encoded protein is MRKAFLLLTAILVIAINSFATPPEVLLEKLDAYYEQVLTDWDMPGMAVGIVKDGELIFSKGYGAMEVGKHGTPDENTLYAIASNTKAFTATMLAILVQEGKIKWNDKVQQYLPWFEVYDPWVSREANIRDLMSHRIGLGTFSGDVVWYKSDLSTEEIVRSAAHLPQAFGFRNGYGYSNLMYMAAGLVIEEVTGKSWAENVRERILEPLGMSRTIVGTAELTSKGNFATPHSLVDGQNVPIKWEDWTQVAAMGGLNSSIKDMAQWMIFNLNLGIWGEDTLLPPSGFNMLWTAHSNFVVNRTQRQDFNRHFNSYGLGWGLSDYHGRLSVGHTGGYDGMLSEVRLIPEEKLGVVVLTNGIKSLMTAITNYTLEMMLGQEPRDWSAELLARAERRPVEDPRITTIKEARVLNTQPTLEAEAFTGTYQSAIYGNIFIKQENDRLRLEFERSPELSATLSHWHYDTWKIDWDNIHAWFDFGVLKFNADNKQRVISMDFEVPNGDIFFEELKPVKVK
- a CDS encoding T9SS type A sorting domain-containing protein translates to MRGLQALFTIITACLLSMNLYAQTFYNTGSTVDAITNPLSGILLAGGATDNDDAMRWFLQRADGGDIVVIRATGSDGYNNYLYSGLDVAVNSVTSIVIASQASADQQVVYDAMIKAEALFIAGGNQWDYVNFWKNTLVEDAIHYLVNDKGVTIGGTSAGLAVLGEVAYTAENNTVWSSEALNDPYHFRVTLDNDFLHIPFLEEVVTDSHYNRIQGDDEDRKGRHVVFMARMVMDWDMDAKGIGINEYTAVGVNEDGMARVFGNPAYEDYAYFLKVNGEVPESCEASIPLTWNHDGQALSVYKILGNPEGNNSFDLTDWQAASGGEWQNWYVMDGVLFEALDGGFYQLRFTIKHGITEAPVQGAKVELEGQEAQYTNATGVALFVDIEGGSELDFMVSRDGFLSEEGIVTVIDEHVDQVVLLYPGSDVGAPSVRTPGLSTYPNPAVNGYFNINLPDYPGKAKLRIINALGVIMLNQELQPEGSGQIRVYTSGWPSGIYMILLESPEGVWREEILTP